The nucleotide sequence TGAAAAAGCCGGGGAACCCGCCGAGACCTACCCCAGCGGCGTCTGAGGCCTCAGGCGGCCTGCGCGCGGGTGCCGCCCCGGCCTTGGCGCACCAGCAGCAAGAGGAACAGCAGCGCGAAGGCGGCGAACCAGAGCAGGGACCAGTTGGCGATCGACAGGCCCAGGAAGGTCCAGTCGATCTTGGTGCAGTCGCCGCTGCCGCGGAAGATCATGGGGATGGCGCGCCGCAGCGGGAAGGTCTCGATCATCCCGTAGAAGTCGCGGCCGCAGGACGCGATCTCGGGCGGATACCACTGCAGCCAGCTCTGGCGGGCGGCCACGAAGCCGCCGAAACCGGCGGCCAGCAGGCCCAGCCCGCTGCCGGCCAGCAAGGCCCCGCGGCCACGGGCAAAGGCCGTCAGGCCCGCTGCCAGGGCCACCCCGATCAGCGCGTAACGCTGCACGATGCACATGGGGCACGGCTCCAGGCCGACGACATGCTGCAGGTACAGCCCGAAGGCCAGCATGGCCACGCTCACCACGGCCACCAGCGCCAGCACGCGGCGCGGCGCGCGGTCCAACCAATCGACGATCACAAGCGACTCCTCCTGACGGCGCACCGTCAGGCGGCGCCTTCCACGAACACCCGGGCCCGGCGCGGCGTGACGACCAGCGTCTCGCCTTCCCGCAAACCCAGCTCCCTGAATTGTTGCGCAGGAATCTGCGCCTCGATGATGGGGTCGGCCACTGCCGAGCCAGCCGGTTGGTGGTCGTCCAGCGGAATAAGTTCCAGCCGGGCGATCGGGCCGATCACGATGGCGCGCTGCAGCTGCGCCACGATGCCGCGCGGGCGGCCCGCGGCATCAAGGCCCTGGCCGGGCGAGTAGCGCTTGACCTGGAGGTCGTGCGGGCGCACGTAGGCCGTGGCCTTGGCGTTGCGCGCGTCGGCGTGCTCCGGCGACGCCAGCTGCATGCCCTCCAGGTGCACCTCGCCCTGGTGGGCACGGCCATGGAACATGTTGACGTCGCCCAGGAAGCCGTAGACGAAGGGGCTGGCCGGGTGGTCCCACACCTGCTGGGGCGAGCCGACCTGCTCGACGCGGCCGGCGTTCATCAGCACCACCCGGTCGGCCACTTCCAGCGCCTCCTCCTGGTCGTGCGTGACGAAGATGCTGGTCACGTGCAGCTCGTCATGCAGGCGGCGCAGCCAGCGGCGCAGCTCCTTCCTCACCTTGGCGTCCAGCGCGCCGAAGGGCTCGTCCAGCAGCAGCACCTTGGGCTCCACCGCCAGGGCGCGGGCCAGCGCAATGCGCTGGCGCTGGCCGCCCGACAGCTGCGAGGGAAAGCGGTCGGCCAGCCAGTCCAGCTGCACCAGGTTCAGCAGGTCGTGCACCTTCTTGCTGATCTGCGCCTCGCTCGGGCGCTGGCCGCGCGGCTTGACGCGCAGGCCGAAGGCAACGTTCTCGAACACCGTCATGTGCCGGAACAGCGCGTAGTGCTGGAACACGAAGCCGACCTGGCGCTCGCGCACGTGCACGTCGGTCGTGTCCTCGCCCGCGAAGAAGATGCTGCCCTGGTCGGCCGTCTCCAGCCCGGCGATGATGCGCAGCAGCGTGGTCTTGCCGCAGCCCGAGGGGCCCAGCAGCGCGATCAGCTCGCCGGACTCGATGTCCAGCGACACGTCGCGCAGCGCGTGGAAGTCGCCGAAGCGCTTGCTGACGTCGCGGATTTCGATGCTCATGATGCTTCCTTCAGGGCCAGCGGCCGCTCCGGCGGCAGCTCCGCCGCGGCCTTCATCTCGCGCTCGTGCCTCCACTCCACCACGGTCTTGATGGCCAGGGTGACCAGGGCCAGCAGCGCCAGCAGCGAGGCGACCGCGAAGGCGGCCACCGACTGGTACTCGTTGTAGAGGATCTCCACGTGCAGCGGCATGGTGTTGGTCTGCCCGCGGATGTGGCCGGACACCACGGACACCGCGCCGAACTCGCCCATGGCCCGGGCGTTGCACAGGATCACGCCGTAGATCAGGCCCCACTTGATGTTGGGCAGGGTGACGTACCAGAAGGTCTGCCAGCCGCTGGCGCCCAGCACGATGGCGGCCTGCTCCTCCTCGTTGCCCTGGGCCTGCATCAGCGGGATCAGCTCGCGCGCGATGAAGGGAAAGGTCACGAAGATGGTGGCCAGCACGATGCCCGGCACGGCGAACACGACCTTGATGCCGTGCGACTCCAGCCAGGGCCCCAGCCAACCCTGGGCGCCGAACACCAGCACGTAGATCAGGCCGGCCACCACCGGCGACACCGAGAACGGCAGGTCCACCAAGGTTGTGAGGAAGGCCTTGCCGCGGAACTCGTACTTGGCGATGCACCAGGCCGCCGCCACGCCGAACACCAGGTTCAGCGGCACCGCGATTGCTGCGGTCAGCAGCGTGAGCTGGATGGCGGACCAGGCATCGGGCTCGCGCAGGCCCTCCAGGTAGGCGCCTAGACCCTTGCGCAGCGCCTCGGCGAACACCGCGGCCAGCGGCAGCACCAGGAACAGCAGCAAAAAGGCCAGCGCCACGCCGATCAGCGTCCGGCGCACCCAGGGCGCCTCGGTGGTGGCCACGCGCTTGGTGGTGAGGCTCGCCATGTCAGCTGGCCCCGGAGCGCTTGCGCTGCCAGCCCTGCAGCGCGTTGATCACCAGCAGCAGGAAGAAGGACGCGACCAGCATCACCACGGCCACCGCCGTGGCGCCGGCGTAGTCGTACTGCTCCAGCTTGCCGATGATGATCAGCGGCGTGATCTCCGACACCATGGGCATGTTGCCGGCGATGAAGATCACCGAGCCGTACTCGCCGATGGCGCGGGCGAAGGCCATGGCGAAGCCGGTGAGCAGCGCCGGCGCGATGGACGGGAAGATCACCCGGGCGAAGGTCTGCCAGCGCGTGGCGCCCAGCGACATGGCGGCCTCCTCCAGCTCGCGCTCGGTGTCCTCCAGCACGGGCTGCACCGTGCGCACCACGAACGGCAGGCCGATGAAGATCAGCGCGATCACCACGCCGTTGGGGTTAAAGGCCAGCTGGATGCCCAGCGGCTCCAGGTACTGGCCGATCCAGCCGTTGCCCGCCAGCAGCGCCGTCAGCGAGATGCCGGCCACGGCGGTGGGCAGGGCGAACGGCAGGTCCACCAGGGCGTCGACGATGCGCTTGCCCGGGAAGCTGTAGCGCACCAGCACCCAGGCCACCAGCAGGCCGAACGCCACGTTGACCAGGGCCGCGACGAAGGACGCGCCGAAGGTCAGGCGGTAGGAGGCCAGCACCCGCGGCGAGCTGATGGCCGCCCAGAACTGCTCCCAGCTGAGCGTGAAGGTCTTGAACACCAGGGCCGACAGCGGGATCAGCACGATCAGGCCCAGGTACAGCAGCGTGTAGCCCAGGGTGATGTTGAACCCGGGCAGCACCTTCTTGCTGGTTGAACGCGAGGAAGGCGCCGCCGCCGCCCCGGGCAGCGGCGCCGCGAGGGCGCCACTCATGGAAGCCTTACTTGACGGTATATATCTTGTCGAACTGCCCGCCGTCGTTGAAGTGCACCTTCTGCGCCTCCGACAGCGAGCCGAACAGCTCCTGCACGGTGAACAGCTTGACCGGCTTGAAGGTCTCGGCGTATTTCTTGAGGACGGCCGCATCGCGCGGGCGGATCGAGTGCTTGGCGGCGATCTCCTGGCCCTCGGGGGTGTAGAGGAAGTCCAGGTAGGCCTTGGCCAGGTCGGCCGTGCCCTTCTTGGCCACTGTGCGCTCCACCACCGCCACCGGGTTCTCGGCCACGATGCTGATGGACGGGTAGACCACGTCCACCCGGTTCGCGCCGAATTCGCGGTTCACCGACTCGACCTCGGACTCGAAGGTGATCAGCACGTCGCCGGTGTTGCGCTGCAGGAAGGCCGTGGTGGCGTCGCGGCCGCCGCGGGCCAGCACCGGCACGTTCTTGTACAGCTTGGACAGGAACTCCTGCGCCTGCGCGTCGCTGCCGCCGTTCTTCTTGACGTAGCCCCAGGCCGCCAGGTAGGCATAGCGGCCGTTGCCGCCGGTCTTGGGGTTGACCACCACGACCTTGACGTCGGGCCGGGTCAGGTCCTGCCAGTCCTTGATGTTCTTGGGGTTGCCGTTGCGCACCAGGAACAGCATGGTCGAGGTGGTGGGCGCCGCGTTGTGCGCAAAGCGCTTGGCCCAGTCCTTGGCCACCACGCCGCGCTCGGCCAGGAACTCCACGTCCGTGGTGGTGTTCATGGTCACCACGTCGGCGTCCAGGCCGTCGGCCACGGCGCGCGCCTGCGCGCTGGAGCCGCCGTGCGCCTGGTCGATCTTGACGTCCTTGCCGGTCTGCTTCTTGTAGTAGGGCACGAAGGCGGCGTTGATGTCCTTGTAGAACTCGCGCGCCACGTCGTACGAGACGTTCAGCAGGGTCTGCTGGGCCGAGGCCAGCGTGCTGGCGGCCAGCAGGACGCCGCCGACCAGGGATCTGAGCTTGAGGTTCATCTTCGGTGCTGTTCTTACTTGTTCGGCTGCGGGGTCATGCGCAGGTACGGCTTGACGGCGCGGAAGCCCTTGGGGAAGCGCTGGGCGATCTCGGCCGGGTCCTGCAGGCTGGGCACGATCACCACCTCGTCGCCGTCCTTCCAGTTGGCGGGCGTGGCCACCTTGTGGCTGTCGGTCAGCTGCAGCGAGTCGATCACGCGCAGGATCTCGTCGAAGTTGCGGCCGGTGCTGGCGGGGTAGGTCAGCGTGGCGCGGATCACCTTCTTCGGGTCGATGATGAACACGCTGCGCACCGTGGCGTTGGCCAGCGAGTTCGGATGGATCATGTCGTAGAGCTGGGCCACCTTCTTGTCCGCATCGGCCAGGATCGGAAAGTTCACCGTGGTGTTCTGCGTCTCGTTGATGTCCTTGACCCACTCGCGATGCTGGTTCACCGGGTCCACGCTCACGGCGATCGGCTTGACGCCGCGCCTGGCGAACTCGCCGTTCAGGGCCGCGGTCTTGCCCAGTTCGGTGGTGCACACCGGGGTGAAATCGGCCGGGTGCGAGAACAGCACCACCCAGGAATTGCCGGCCCACTGGTGGAAAGAGATCGGGCCTTCGGTGGAATCCTGCTGGAAGTCGGGGGCGGTATCGCCCAGACGCAACGTAGCCATATGCTGCCCTTTCGTATAACGAGACAGGGAATTTTGGTGCCGCGGTTATAAAAGTCCAACGACCTTTTCGTTGTTTGTTTATGCACCATGCGGCAGATGGACAGCGCTACAGCAGGGGGCGCAGCTCGCGCGCGGCATCGAACAGCAGGGGCAGCAGCTCGCGCTGGAAGGCGCCCTCGTCCAGCCGTTGCGGCGAGGTCACCACGTTGAGCGCCGCTACCGTGCGCCCGGCCATGTCGCGCAGGGGCACGGCCAGCGCATGCACCCCCAGCTCGTGCTCCTGGCTGGCGATGCAGAAGTCCTGCGCCCTCGCCTGCTCGATGAGCTGGCGGAAGCGGCGGGTGTCCACCGTGGTGTGCGGCGTCAGCCGCGCCAGCTCCCGGCCCTTCATCCAGGCGGCGAAGGCGCTTCGGTTCATGGCGGCCAGCAGCACCCGCCCGGTCGAGGTGGCGTGCGCGGGCAGCCGCGCACCCAGGTGCAGGCCGTAGGCCAGCATGCGGGTGGGCCCGCTGCGCGCCACGATCACCACCTGGTCCTGGTCCAGCACCACGGCCGAGAAGGACTCGCCGGTCTGGGCGGCCAGGCGGTTGAGCGTGGGCTGCAGCGCCCGCGGCAGCCGGGCCGAGGCCAGGTAGCTGCCGGAAAAGCGCAGCACCTTGGGCGAGAGCCAGAAGTAGCTGCCGTCCGTCTCCAGGTAGCCCAGGTGGGCCAGCGTCAGCAGGTGGCGGCGCGCCGCCGCGCGCGTGATGCCGGCGCGCTGGGCGGCCAGCGTGGCGTTGAGCCGCTGGCGCTCGGTGTCGAAGCTCTCCAGCACGGCCAGGCCCTTGGCCATGCCCTCGATGAAGTCGGCGCGGGCGATGCTCACAGGGGAATCGGCAGGTGCGCGGCGGTCGTGACGGGCCTCAGGGGCAGCTGCCGTAGGCGTAGTAGCCGGCCGAGGTACGCCGCACGCTGGTATAGGCCCCGGTCGAGTAGAAACCCAGGTACTGGTTGGAGTTCTTGGCGTAGACCTGGCCGTCGCCGCCGACGTAGGCGCGGCCGTAGTACACGTGCGAGTAGTTGCTGGCGTACCAGTCAGCGCAGGTGTAGGGGGCGGCCGCGTTGCCGCTGACCACGCGGTCGATCATGGTCTTGATGGCCACCATCTGCCCGCCGCTCTTGCCGGGGAAGTTGACGTCGTCGTAGCCCCACCAGTCCCAGCAGCCGTTCGGGTTGGCCACCGTCGCATGGGCTTGCGGGTACAGCACGACGATGTTGTTGGTGTCGGCCCATTTGTTGTAGCCGGTGCGCCTGTAGAACTGGTCGCCGATGGTGGTCACGTTCTGCCTGCAGCCATGGAAGGCGACATGCAGCCGGCAGGCCTGCCCGGCCGCGCAGGAGGCCGGCACATAGGCCCAGCCGTCGTTGGCCATTCCGTGGTTGGTCGGGTCGCCATTGCCCCAGTAGGCCCGCTGGTCGAAATTGACGAAGGCACCGCCAAGGGTGCCGGTGTTCTTCGCGTTGAGCGATCCGTAGATCCACTTCAGGATGCCGCCGGCGATGTCGAGGTTGCAGTCGTTGATGAACGGGCTGCCCTTGTAGCTGCAGGTGTTGCCGTAGTCATCGGTAGGCATCGCGTGCTCGGCGGCGATGTCGTTGCGGTAGTTGATGTTGGCGCTGTAGATGTAATTGAGGTACATCGACTTCAGGTCGTCCATGACGGGCTGCCTGACGGTCGAGTCGATGGTGCCGGAGAACAGGTAGACCTTGGACGTCGCCAGGTTGGAGGTCGGGTCGATGTAGCCGTTGCCCGACCAGGTGTTGACGACCGAGACGAGGTACGGCAGGTTGCGCGAGCCGGTGTCGGCCATGCAGGGCCCGGTGGCGATGTTGACGTTGCCTTGCGAGCAGTACACCGGGCCGCCGGCCACGATGCCGGCGCCCTTCTTCACCGTCCTGGAATAAGCGACGTGCATCTGGGCGGCCATGTAGCCGCCCGACGAGATGCCGGAGACCGACACCTGATCGAAGCTCACGTTGTACTTGGGCAGCACGACCGCAGCCGACGCCATGGCGCCGAAGGCGCAGCCCGCCAGAGCCAAGCCGGCCGCTGCCAGCGCGCGCATTGTTCCTTGCATATCCTGTCTCCTTGCTTGTGTTGTACGCGCCACCGGCGCGCCCGCAGAGCTTAGCGGAAGGGATGAAAGGAAGAGCTCGGCCACGGATGCTCACAGCGGCCCGATGCTGCGCGATGATCGCGCAGCGGGTTCCGTCATCGTACAGCCGGACCGCCTGGCCGCTGCGTTCCGGCGCGGCATTTCCTAAGCTGGCGCCCCAAGGAGACAACCCCCATGCGCACCCAGGTCGCCATCATCGGCGCCGGCCCCTCGGGCCTGCTGCTCGGCCAGCTGCTGCACCAGGCCGGCATCGCCAACGTGATCGTCGAGCGCCAGAGCGGCGCCTATGTGCTGGGGCGCATCCGCGCCGGCATCCTGGAACAGGTGACGGTGGACCTCATGGCCGAAGCCGGCGTGGGTGCGCGCGTGCAGCGGGAAGGCATTGCGCACCATTCCATCGAACTGGTGTTCCAGGGCACGCGCCATTCCATCGACGTGCATGGGCTGACGGGCGGCAAGCAGGTCACCGCCTACGGCCAGACCGAGCTGACGCACGACCTGATGGAGGCGCGCGCGGCGGCCGGGCTGGAGACGGTGTACGAGGCCGCCGACGTCGCCGTCCAGGGCTTCGACGGCGAGCGGCCGCAGGTGCGCTTCAAGGGCAAGGACGGCCGCGAACAGGTGCTCCAGTGCGATTTCATCGCCGGCTGCGACGGCTTCCACGGCGTGTGCCGCGCCAGCGTGCCGCGCCGCGCCCTCCGGGAGTACGAGAAGGTCTACCCCTTCGGCTGGCTGGGCGTGCTGGCCGACGTGCCGCCGGTCTCGCCCCATGCCATCGTCTACGGCAACAGCGAGCGCGGCTTCTCGCTGTGCTCCATGCGCAGCATGACACGCAGCCGCTACTACGTGCAGACCGCCATGGACGACAAGGTGGAGGCCTGGAGCGACCAGCGCTTCTGGGACGAGCTGCGCCGCCGCCTGGACCCGGAGCTGGCCGACCGGGTCGTCACCGGCCCCAGCATCGAGAAAAGCATCGCGCCCCTGCGCAGCTTCGTGGCCGAACCCATGCGCTTCGGCCGGCTGTTCCTGGCCGGGGACGCGGCCCACATCGTGCCGCCCACCGGCGCCAAGGGGCTGAACCTGGCCGCCAGCGACGTCAAGTACCTGTCTTCCGCCTTGATCGAGCATTACCGCGAGCACAGCGACGCCGGCCTGGACCAATACTCCGCCCGGGCGCTGGCGCGGGTGTGGAAGGCCGAGCGATTCAGCTGGTGGCTGACCTCGCTGATGCACCGCTTCCCCGACACCGGCGACTTCGGCCAGCGGCTGCAGGACGCCGAACTGGGCTACCTGGTGGGCTCGCGCGCCGCCGCCACCGCCCTGGCCGAGAATTACGTGGGCCTGCCGCTGTAGGAAGCGCTATCGCTCAGCGCGGCAGCGTCGGCAGGCCGCAATCGGGCGAAGGGTCGAGCAGCGGCTCGCCACAGGCCTGCGCCGCGCCGCCGCGCAGGCCGTACACCGTCTGGAACTGCGCATAGCAGGCCTGGCTTTGCCGGTAGGCCGCCCAGCGGGCGGCGCAGGCCTGTTCCTGCCTGTCACCCCCCGCCGCACGCGGCAGCGCCAGCGACGCCGGCGGAGCGCCCGAGACCGCCGCGCCGCGGACGGCGTCACGCCCGTCCTGAGATGGCGGCGCGCCGGGCTGGGCCTTCGCCGACGGAAGCAGCAGCATGCAAACGGCGATCAAGGACAGGCGGACGTGCAGCATGGAAACCTCGCACCGTCCAATCTAGCGCGGCCCCGCGCGCCTGTGGGCCGCGGGGACAGGCATCCATACCCGCCCTGCTCAGCCGCCGCGTCGGCGCGCGCTCTTGCGCGTGCGCTCCATGAAGCCCGGCGGCTTGGTGCGCACCCAGGCGATGAAGCGCGCCACCTCGGGGTGGCTGCGCAGCGCCTCGATGCTGTGGTAGTCGCGCGCCAGCTCGGCTTCACTCAACAGCGCATGGACCTGGCGGTGGCAGATGCGGTGCAGCACCTCGGTGTGCCGTCCGCCGTGCGAGCGCGGCAGCAGGTGGTGGGCGTCGCGTTGCGCCGGCGGGATGGGACGGCCGCACAGGGGGCACGCCGGGTCACCCACCGCGACGGGCGGCAGCGCGTCCAGGGTGGTGTCGCGTTGGCGGCGTTTGATGCGCCCGGTGGCCATGCGCCCAGTATGCGCGGCCCGGCGCGGAGCCGCGGCTCTGCTAGCCTCGCGCCATGAGCAGCACCGCCGCCCCCCAGCCGCTGCGCCATGTGCGCATCCTCAGCCTGGCGCTCAACCTGCCCGGTCCCGCCGCGCTCATGCGCTGCCACCGCCTGGGCGCCAGCTGCGCCAAGCTCGAGCCGCCCTCGGGCGATCCGATGGCCCGCTACGACGCCGCGGCTTATGCCGAACTGCACCAGGGCGTGCGCGTGGCCACGGCCGACCTCAAGACCGAGGCCGGGCACAAGATGCTGCACCGCGAGCTGGAGAAAGCCGACGTGCTGCTGACCTCGTTCCGCCCATCCGCGACCGAGAAGCTGGGCCTGGGGTGGAAGGCGCTGCATACCCGGTACCCGTCGCTGTGCCAGGTGGCCATCGTCGGCGCGCCGGGCGCGGGCGCCGAGGAGCCCGGCCACGATCTGACCTACCTGGCCGGCCACGGGCTGGTCACCGGCCTGGAGCTGCCGGCCACGCTGTACGCGGACATGGGCGGCTCGCTCATGGCCACCGAGGCCGTGCTGCAGGCCGCGCTGCTGCAGGCCGAGCGCTACACCGGCTCGGGCGACGTGCACCCGATCGGCCGGTATTTCGAGGTTGCGCTGTCGGAGGCGGCCGCCTGGCTGGCCCTGCCGCGCCGCTGGGGCATGACGCTGCCGCAGGGTGCAGTGGGCGGCGCGCACGCCGGCTACCGCGTCTATGCCTGCCGGGACGGGCGGGTGGCGGTGGCGGCGCTGGAGCCGCACTTCGCGGCGGCGCTGTGCGCCGCGGCTGGCGTGGCGGACGCCGGCGCGAACTCGCTGGCGTTGCCGGCCACGCACCAGGCGATCGCCGCCTTTTTTTCCTGCCACACGCGGGCCGAGCTGGACCGGCTGGCGGGCGAAAAGGACATTCCGCTGCACACGCTGGCCCCCTGAGCGGCCGGCCGCCACCCGCGCGGGGCGGGCGAGGCAGCTTCAGCGGCCCAGGAAGCGGCCGAGCGGCCCCTGCTCCGTCGCGGGCCGCGTGACCGGCCGGTCCAGGAACGAGGGCGCGGCGGCGGGGCTGGATGCCGCAGGACGCACCGCGGCCGGTGCAGCGCCTGCCGGCGCCGGCTGCGGCTGCGCCGGCCGCAACGGGGCCGGTTGCGACGGGACCACGGTGCTCGGGCGCGCAACGATAGGCCGCGGCTGGGCCTGGGCGGCTATCGGCGCTGCCGCCACGACGCTGTCGGGCACGGTCATGGCGATGGTCTTGCCGGCCAGCTCCATCAGCATCTTCTCCGCCGCATCGCCGGTCATGGCGTACGGGTTGAACGTGCTGTGCGGCGAGTACTTCAGGAACACCGCGCGGTTCTCGGCGGCCGGCGCGGCAAAGCCCATGGACCAGCCCGCCCATTGGCGCTCGGCGATCTCCTGGTACTTGAGCATGGTCACCGTGTGGTGCCGGTCGTCGCGCAGCAGCTTGGCGTACAGCGCGTTGACCTCGTCGCGGGCACCCTCCAGTGCCTGCAGCGCGATCCTGCTGTTGAAGGCCAGGATGCCCGTCAGGTCGCGCCGGTAGTTGTTGGCCTGCGACTGCTGCAGGATGCGCTTGAGTTCGTTGAGGTCCACGCCCTCTCGGACGGTGCTGGCATAGATCAGCCGGATCATCATGGAAAGCTCCTCAGAAGGCGGGTTGGAGAACGGGGTGTGCGCCGGACAGCAGGCCATGCAGCTCGGCCAGGTGTTTGCGTCCGACCGGGCCGAGCTGCGCGACGCGTGCCTCGTAGCCGCCCAGCTGGGTGCGAAGCTCGGCCAGGGAGGTCACGCCTTCCAGCGCGAACAGCAGCTGAAGCGCGTCGCCGGGAAGGTGGGCCATCGCGAATTCGCTGATCACTGCGAGCGCATCCGGAAGCTCCGCTCCGGCGAACCGCGGCGGCGCCGCCGGAACGGTACCGGCCGGCACCAAGGTAGGGGCTGCGGCCGCGCGTCTGGGCACGGCAGGGACGTTCGCAGGAGCCGTCCCACCTTCGCCCAAGACCACATAGCCGGCCTTCATTAGCGCGTCCAGCATCGAATGCACCTCGGCGGGGGACCAGCTGCCGGCGCCATACTGACGCGGGTCGGCCCGGCCGTCGATGGCTGCCAGCAGGGCCCGAAGCCTGGGCGGCAGGAACACGCGGGGGTTGTGCACCGCCGCCGTTCCTGCCTCTGTCCGGATATAGCTCGCCATCGCTGCCTTTCTGTGCCGGCGGTAGAGCCGACGTAAACAGATGTATCTGGACGTGACTATTCCAAACAAAACCAATTGGTCTTGTAGGACAACGCGCCGTTCAGCAATGAACTGTGCAGTTTTACCGGTTTAGCGGGTCAGCGCGCTTTGCGGCTGCGGGCGGCGCCCGTGACGCGTGGCGGCAGGCCCGTGTGCTGCGTGAGCACGCGGCCCGGCGCAGCCTTCACCCCCGCCGGCTTGGCTGGCGTGGAGTTCTTGCGCCGTGCACCCTGGTAGGCGCCGTCGGTGACCGGCTGGAAGCTGGGGATCAGGTGGTGCTTGCCGTTGCCGATCAGGTCGGCCCGGCCCAGGGCCTTGAGCGCTTCGCGCAGCAGCGGCCAGTTGTTCGGGTCGTGCCAGCGCAGGAAGGCCTTGTGCAGGCGGCGGCGCTTCTCGCCGCGCACGATGTCCACCGTGTCCTC is from Ramlibacter tataouinensis TTB310 and encodes:
- a CDS encoding disulfide bond formation protein B, which gives rise to MIVDWLDRAPRRVLALVAVVSVAMLAFGLYLQHVVGLEPCPMCIVQRYALIGVALAAGLTAFARGRGALLAGSGLGLLAAGFGGFVAARQSWLQWYPPEIASCGRDFYGMIETFPLRRAIPMIFRGSGDCTKIDWTFLGLSIANWSLLWFAAFALLFLLLLVRQGRGGTRAQAA
- a CDS encoding sulfate/molybdate ABC transporter ATP-binding protein, whose amino-acid sequence is MSIEIRDVSKRFGDFHALRDVSLDIESGELIALLGPSGCGKTTLLRIIAGLETADQGSIFFAGEDTTDVHVRERQVGFVFQHYALFRHMTVFENVAFGLRVKPRGQRPSEAQISKKVHDLLNLVQLDWLADRFPSQLSGGQRQRIALARALAVEPKVLLLDEPFGALDAKVRKELRRWLRRLHDELHVTSIFVTHDQEEALEVADRVVLMNAGRVEQVGSPQQVWDHPASPFVYGFLGDVNMFHGRAHQGEVHLEGMQLASPEHADARNAKATAYVRPHDLQVKRYSPGQGLDAAGRPRGIVAQLQRAIVIGPIARLELIPLDDHQPAGSAVADPIIEAQIPAQQFRELGLREGETLVVTPRRARVFVEGAA
- the cysW gene encoding sulfate ABC transporter permease subunit CysW, which codes for MASLTTKRVATTEAPWVRRTLIGVALAFLLLFLVLPLAAVFAEALRKGLGAYLEGLREPDAWSAIQLTLLTAAIAVPLNLVFGVAAAWCIAKYEFRGKAFLTTLVDLPFSVSPVVAGLIYVLVFGAQGWLGPWLESHGIKVVFAVPGIVLATIFVTFPFIARELIPLMQAQGNEEEQAAIVLGASGWQTFWYVTLPNIKWGLIYGVILCNARAMGEFGAVSVVSGHIRGQTNTMPLHVEILYNEYQSVAAFAVASLLALLALVTLAIKTVVEWRHEREMKAAAELPPERPLALKEAS
- the cysT gene encoding sulfate ABC transporter permease subunit CysT, whose translation is MSGALAAPLPGAAAAPSSRSTSKKVLPGFNITLGYTLLYLGLIVLIPLSALVFKTFTLSWEQFWAAISSPRVLASYRLTFGASFVAALVNVAFGLLVAWVLVRYSFPGKRIVDALVDLPFALPTAVAGISLTALLAGNGWIGQYLEPLGIQLAFNPNGVVIALIFIGLPFVVRTVQPVLEDTERELEEAAMSLGATRWQTFARVIFPSIAPALLTGFAMAFARAIGEYGSVIFIAGNMPMVSEITPLIIIGKLEQYDYAGATAVAVVMLVASFFLLLVINALQGWQRKRSGAS
- a CDS encoding sulfate ABC transporter substrate-binding protein; the protein is MNLKLRSLVGGVLLAASTLASAQQTLLNVSYDVAREFYKDINAAFVPYYKKQTGKDVKIDQAHGGSSAQARAVADGLDADVVTMNTTTDVEFLAERGVVAKDWAKRFAHNAAPTTSTMLFLVRNGNPKNIKDWQDLTRPDVKVVVVNPKTGGNGRYAYLAAWGYVKKNGGSDAQAQEFLSKLYKNVPVLARGGRDATTAFLQRNTGDVLITFESEVESVNREFGANRVDVVYPSISIVAENPVAVVERTVAKKGTADLAKAYLDFLYTPEGQEIAAKHSIRPRDAAVLKKYAETFKPVKLFTVQELFGSLSEAQKVHFNDGGQFDKIYTVK
- a CDS encoding peroxiredoxin, which translates into the protein MATLRLGDTAPDFQQDSTEGPISFHQWAGNSWVVLFSHPADFTPVCTTELGKTAALNGEFARRGVKPIAVSVDPVNQHREWVKDINETQNTTVNFPILADADKKVAQLYDMIHPNSLANATVRSVFIIDPKKVIRATLTYPASTGRNFDEILRVIDSLQLTDSHKVATPANWKDGDEVVIVPSLQDPAEIAQRFPKGFRAVKPYLRMTPQPNK
- a CDS encoding IclR family transcriptional regulator domain-containing protein, whose protein sequence is MSIARADFIEGMAKGLAVLESFDTERQRLNATLAAQRAGITRAAARRHLLTLAHLGYLETDGSYFWLSPKVLRFSGSYLASARLPRALQPTLNRLAAQTGESFSAVVLDQDQVVIVARSGPTRMLAYGLHLGARLPAHATSTGRVLLAAMNRSAFAAWMKGRELARLTPHTTVDTRRFRQLIEQARAQDFCIASQEHELGVHALAVPLRDMAGRTVAALNVVTSPQRLDEGAFQRELLPLLFDAARELRPLL
- a CDS encoding extracellular catalytic domain type 2 short-chain-length polyhydroxyalkanoate depolymerase, translating into MQGTMRALAAAGLALAGCAFGAMASAAVVLPKYNVSFDQVSVSGISSGGYMAAQMHVAYSRTVKKGAGIVAGGPVYCSQGNVNIATGPCMADTGSRNLPYLVSVVNTWSGNGYIDPTSNLATSKVYLFSGTIDSTVRQPVMDDLKSMYLNYIYSANINYRNDIAAEHAMPTDDYGNTCSYKGSPFINDCNLDIAGGILKWIYGSLNAKNTGTLGGAFVNFDQRAYWGNGDPTNHGMANDGWAYVPASCAAGQACRLHVAFHGCRQNVTTIGDQFYRRTGYNKWADTNNIVVLYPQAHATVANPNGCWDWWGYDDVNFPGKSGGQMVAIKTMIDRVVSGNAAAPYTCADWYASNYSHVYYGRAYVGGDGQVYAKNSNQYLGFYSTGAYTSVRRTSAGYYAYGSCP
- the pobA gene encoding 4-hydroxybenzoate 3-monooxygenase; amino-acid sequence: MRTQVAIIGAGPSGLLLGQLLHQAGIANVIVERQSGAYVLGRIRAGILEQVTVDLMAEAGVGARVQREGIAHHSIELVFQGTRHSIDVHGLTGGKQVTAYGQTELTHDLMEARAAAGLETVYEAADVAVQGFDGERPQVRFKGKDGREQVLQCDFIAGCDGFHGVCRASVPRRALREYEKVYPFGWLGVLADVPPVSPHAIVYGNSERGFSLCSMRSMTRSRYYVQTAMDDKVEAWSDQRFWDELRRRLDPELADRVVTGPSIEKSIAPLRSFVAEPMRFGRLFLAGDAAHIVPPTGAKGLNLAASDVKYLSSALIEHYREHSDAGLDQYSARALARVWKAERFSWWLTSLMHRFPDTGDFGQRLQDAELGYLVGSRAAATALAENYVGLPL
- a CDS encoding HNH endonuclease; amino-acid sequence: MATGRIKRRQRDTTLDALPPVAVGDPACPLCGRPIPPAQRDAHHLLPRSHGGRHTEVLHRICHRQVHALLSEAELARDYHSIEALRSHPEVARFIAWVRTKPPGFMERTRKSARRRGG